In one window of Miscanthus floridulus cultivar M001 chromosome 12, ASM1932011v1, whole genome shotgun sequence DNA:
- the LOC136496972 gene encoding calnexin homolog, which yields MMGGRALLLLVVSALLVQIRASDPLLYEPFDEDFEGRWVVSKKDDYQGVWKHAKSDGHEDYGLLVSEKAKKYAIIKELDEPVILKDGTVVLQFEVRLQNGLECGGAYIKYIRPQDAGWDAKEFDNETPYTIMFGPDKCGSTNKVHFILKHKNPKTGKYVEHHLKFPPSVPYDKLSHVYTAILKPDNEVRILIDGEEKKKVNFLSADDFEPALIPSKTIPDSDDKKPEDWDERAKIPDPDAVKPDDWDEDAPMEIVDEEATKPEGWLDDEPEEIDDPEAAKPEDWDDEEDGEWEAPKIDNPKCEEAPGCGEWKRPMKQNPAYKGKWHAPMIDNPNYKGIWKPQEIPNPEYFELDKPDFDPIAAIGIEIWTMQDDILFDNILIADDEKVATSILEKTWKPKYDVEKEKEKAEEADSGADGLSEFQKKIFDILYKVADVPFLAPYKTKIIDVIEKGEKQPNITIGILVSVVVVFVTVLFRILFGGKKPVAPAKPAAEANKPKATETDGGGSSGDKDEKEDEKEETAAPRRRTRRET from the exons ATGATGGGAGGGCGCGCGCTACTGCTGCTCGTGGTCTCGGCGCTGCTCGTTCAGATCCGCGCCTCAGATCCG CTGCTGTACGAGCCGTTCGACGAGGACTTTGAGGGGAGATGGGTCGTCTCCAAGAAGGATGATTACCAAG GTGTGTGGAAGCATGCCAAGAGTGATGGCCATGAGGACTATGGCCTCCTTGTTAGTGAGAAGGCAAAGAAATATGCCATAATCAAGGAGCTTGATGAGCCAGTTATCTTGAAGGATGGGACAGTGGTCCTGCAGTTTGAAGTGAGACTTCAGAATGGCCTTGAATGTGGAGGTGCCTACATTAAGTACATCCGCCCTCAGGATGCTGGATGGGATGCCAAAGAGTTTGATAATGAGACTCCATACACTATTATGTTTGGTCCAGATAAGTGTGGGTCAACCAACAAGGTTCATTTCATCCTTAAGCACAAGAATCCTAAGACTGGAAAGTATGTTGAGCATCACCTCAAATTCCCACCTTCTGTCCCATATGACAAGCTCTCTCATGTCTACACGGCTATCTTGAAGCCAGACAATGAGGTCAGAATTTTGATCGAcggggaagaaaagaagaaggtgAACTTCCTTTCTGCTGATGATTTTGAGCCAGCACTTATTCCATCCAAGACCATTCCTGACTCTGATGACAAGAAGCCGGAGGACTGGGATGAGAGAGCTAAAATCCCTGATCCAGATGCAGTGAAGCCTGATGACTGGGATGAGGATGCCCCGATGGAAATTGTGGATGAGGAAGCCACCAAGCCTGAGGGATGGTTGGATGATGAACCTGAGGAGATTGATGATCCTGAGGCAGCCAAGCCCGAGGACTGGGACGATGAGGAGGATGGTGAATGGGAGGCGCCAAAGATTGACAACCCCAAGTGTGAAGAGGCACCTGGATGTGGCGAGTGGAAGAGGCCAATGAAGCAGAATCCTGCTTACAAGGGCAAGTGGCATGCACCTATGATTGATAACCCCAACTACAAGGGAATCTGGAAGCCTCAGGAGATCCCCAACCCTGAGTACTTTGAGCTTGACAAGCCTGATTTTGATCCAATTGCTGCTATTGGGATTGAGATCTGGACAATGCAGGATGACATCCTGTTTGACAATATCTTGATTGCTGATGATGAGAAGGTTGCCACCTCCATTCTGGAGAAGACCTGGAAGCCCAAGTATGATGTTgagaaggaaaaggagaaggCTGAGGAGGCTGATTCTGGTGCAGATGGTCTTTCTGAGTTCCAG AAGAAGATTTTTGACATCCTGTACAAGGTTGCTGATGTTCCGTTCTTGGCTCCCTACAAGACCAAGATCATT GATGTTATTGAGAAGGGAGAGAAGCAGCCCAACATCACTATTGGTATTTTGGTCTCTGTTGTCGTGGTGTTCGTTACTGTTCTCTTCAGGATCCTGTTTGGTGGCAAGAAGCCAGTG GCACCTGCGAAACCTGCAGCTGAGGCGAACAAGCCCAAGGCCACAGAGACCGACGGTGGTGGAAGCAGTGGTGACAAGGATGAGAAAGAGGACGAAAAGGAGGAGACAGCGGCCCCACGTCGGAGGACCCGAAGGGAGACGTAG